Proteins co-encoded in one Scylla paramamosain isolate STU-SP2022 unplaced genomic scaffold, ASM3559412v1 Contig4, whole genome shotgun sequence genomic window:
- the LOC135096465 gene encoding LOW QUALITY PROTEIN: uncharacterized protein LOC135096465 (The sequence of the model RefSeq protein was modified relative to this genomic sequence to represent the inferred CDS: deleted 1 base in 1 codon) translates to MNLRSLTLVTGVSGFIGAHVAKQLLEAGHKVRGTVRSLENEAKIAPLKNLVPNSKFPLELVAADLTKDDGWDKAVEGCVGVMHVASPFPDVTTKTVTEEELLEPAREGTLRVLKAVAGTKGSVKRVVLTSSLAAVCGEVTPDPSKKYNEEDWTDPECPTLDPYTKSKVVAEKAAWEYLKELPDDEKFELAVINPTLVMGPPLMESHRFSTSVNIMAGIVNKTYPWVPRVQFPICDVRDVAKAHIKHSQRPPTTDTSLPRTATGTGTSQSVLPRRFRPQGYSIATAQLPYVLCWVAGLFNKPMRNNILPRIGKTMSVDNKRMVEVLGVEPTAIDCTFHDMVYAMVDLGIAKKAKKYKLVGSHAEVPAVNGEVEEENKEGKEEEEKEKNEGEKELEPEDKEKKEDEEIKEPKKEEEEKKDDKEEEKKEKEEKEKEAEK, encoded by the exons ATGAATTTGAGATCTT TAACTCTGGTGACCGGGGTGAGTGGGTTCATCGGCGCCCACGTGGCCAAGCAGCTGCTGGAGGCGGGTCACAAGGTCAGAGGCACCGTGAGAAGCCTGGAAAACGAAGCCAAAATCGCGCCATTGAAGAACTTGGTGCCAAATTCAAAATTCCCGCTCGAACTGGTGGCGGCAGATTTGACTAAGGATGATGGCTGGGACAA GGCAGTGGAGGGGTGCGTGGGGGTGATGCACGTGGCCAGCCCCTTCCCTGACGTCACCACCAAGACTGTGACAGAGGAGGAACTGCTGGAGCCTGCCAGGGAGGGGACTTTGAGGGTCTTAAAGGCAGTGGCTGGGACTAAGGGAAGTGTGAAGAGGGTAGTGCTAACGTCATCCTTAGCTGCTGTGTGTG ggGAGGTGACGCCAGACCCCAGCAAGAAGTACAATGAGGAAGACTGGACTGACCCTGAATGCCCAACGCTGGATCCTTACACTAAATCCAAGGTCGTCGCTGAGAAGGCTGCCTGGGAGTACCTCAAGGAACtgcctg ATGACGAGAAATTTGAGTTAGCTGTCATCAACCCCACACTGGTGATGGGACCCCCGCTGATGGAGTCCCACCGGTTCTCCACCTCTGTGAACATCATGGCTGGGATTGTGAACAAGACCTACCCCTGG GTGCCCCGTGTCCAGTTCCCGATCTGTGATGTACGGGATGTTGCTAAGGCACATATAaag CACTCCCAGAGGCCGCCAACAACAGACACATCATTGCCACGGACTGCTACTGGTACAGGGACATCGCAGTCAGTGTTGCCAAGGAGGTTCCGGCCACAGGGGTATTCTATTGCCACTGCCCAGCTGCCGTATGTGCTCTGTTGGGTGGCGGGTCTTTTCAACAAGCCTATGAGGAACAATATTCTGCCACGAATTGGGAAGACTATGAGTGTGGATAATAAAAGG ATGGTGGAAGTGCTGGGTGTGGAGCCGACTGCCATCGACTGCACCTTCCACGACATGGTGTACGCAATGGTGGACCTAGGCATTGCTAAGAAGGCTAAGAAGTACAAGCTG gTTGGCTCCCACGCAGAAGTCCCCGCAGTgaatggagaagtggaggaggagaataaagaggggaaggaggaggaggagaaggagaagaatgaaggagagaaggaattggAACCAGAAGacaaag agaagaaagaagatgaagaaatcaAGGAaccgaagaaggaagaggaggagaagaaagacgacaaggaggaggagaagaaggagaaggaagagaaggaaaaggaagcagagaagtga